A window of the Arachis duranensis cultivar V14167 chromosome 5, aradu.V14167.gnm2.J7QH, whole genome shotgun sequence genome harbors these coding sequences:
- the LOC107488319 gene encoding transcription initiation factor TFIID subunit 8 isoform X1 — protein sequence MEPEPPIQCCNPTLESVKLGNPNRRTIDHGGVGGRASSDEFGRAVSRIAVAQICESAGFNGVKNSAIEALSDVTISYLIDLGKIAEFYANLAGRSQCSVFDLILGLEDLEQVKGFIGSGQSQCLLGSGTVRDLMRFVNCGDEVPFAQPISNFPVIRQRKVIPSFLQMGEAPPSKHIPPWLPALPDPHTYIHTPMWDERTCDPREDKVEQARQRRKAERSLLSLQKRLLLCSGSVETRNTTSNVVVPSGGGASLRQGEGEGGDKNPYLKAPVVNKDVSPVPLPGKLSDDVDMIANHVSVLEAFAPAIEMMRSSGVLCEDDGMQGRTVLPAVRPTVYFKFRAGKKLIHESLDMRNQKKDASRTAALAGREDERDDKKRRAELILKQSMENPQELTLL from the exons ATGGAGCCCGAGCCACCGATTCAG TGTTGTAATCCTACATTAGAAAGTGTAAAATTAGGAAACCCTAATCGACGGACCATCGACCATGGAGGAGTTGGAGGAAGAGCTTCATCTGACGAGTTTGGGCGTGCGGTTTCTCGAATAGCCGTGGCACAGATTTGCGAATCTGCAGGGTTTAATGGCGTCAAGAATTCCGCCATCGAAGCACTTTCCGATGTCACAATTAGCTACCTTATTGACTTGGGGAAAATTGCTGAATTTTATGCTAACCTTGCTGGTAGATCGCAATGTAGTGTCTTTGATTTGATTCTAGGGTTAGAGGATTTAGAACAGGTCAAGGGTTTCATAGGTTCTGGTCAAAGTCAAtgccttttaggttcaggaacTGTTAGGGATCTTATGAGGTTTGTGAATTGCGGTGATGAGGTTCCTTTCGCTCAGCCAATATCGAATTTTCCAGTGATTCGGCAGCGGAAAGTTATCCCTAGTTTCTTGCAAATGGGGGAGGCACCACCTTCTAAGCATATACCGCCTTGGTTGCCGGCATTGCCGGACCCTCACACTTATATTCACACGCCTATGTGGGATGAGAGGACTTGTGATCCCCGGGAAGACAAGGTTGAACAGGCCAGGCAACGTAGAAAGGCTGAGAGGTCGTTGTTGAGCTTGCAGAAGAGGTTGTTGTTGTGTAGTGGTTCAGTAGAAACACGCAATACGACTTCTAATGTGGTTGTGCCGAGTGGTGGTGGTGCTTCACTTAGACAAGGAGAAGGTGAAGGGGGTGATAAGAACCCTTACCTTAAGGCTCCTGTGGTTAACAAAGATGTTTCTCCAGTTCCCTTGCCGGGGAAGCTTTCTGATGATGTTGATATGATTGCAAATCATGTTTCTGTGTTGGAGGCATTTGCTCCTGCAATTGAGATGATGAGGAGTAGTGGTGTTTTGTGCGAAGATGACGGGATGCAAGGGAGAACAGTTCTTCCAGCTGTGAGACCTACTGTTTATTTCAAGTTCAGGGCTGGAAAAAAGCTTATCCACGAGTCCTTGGATATGAGGAATCAGAAGAAGGATGCTTCACGAACAGCAGCCTTGGCTGGTAGAGAAGACGAGAGGGATGATAAGAAGAGGAGAGCTGAGCTTATTCTCAAACAATCTATGGAAAACCCACAAGAACTCACTCTGTTGtag
- the LOC107488304 gene encoding berberine bridge enzyme-like 8 — MVVRSNNIRALPSLLLVPIIVVLLVSLAPCSTSASNSNPSAHKTFIHCLVNHSDSSHPISSAIFTPKNALFTSVLDSYVRNLRFNTSTTRKPYLIITALHVSHVQAAVVCGQKHNLQMKNRSGGHDYEGVSYVAEVPFFILDMFNLRSIEVDIESETAWVQAGAQLGEVYYNIAKKSKGHGFPAGVCPTVGVGGHISGGDYGNMMRKYGLSVDNVLDAQIVDVQGILY; from the coding sequence atggtagTTCGTTCTAATAATATTAGAGCATTACCATCGTTATTATTAGTTCCCATTATTGTTGTGTTATTAGTTTCCTTAGCACCATGTTCAACTTCAGCTTCAAATTCAAATCCCTCAGCTCACAAGACATTCATTCATTGCCTTGTAAACCATTCAGATTCTTCTCACCCAATAAGCTCAGCAATTTTCACACCAAAGAATGCCTTATTCACTTCGGTGTTGGATTCCTACGTTAGAAACCTTCGTTTCAACACGTCGACAACAAGAAAACCATACCTGATAATCACTGCTTTGCATGTATCTCACGTGCAAGCAGCCGTTGTTTGTGGTCAAAAGCACAACCTGCAAATGAAAAATCGAAGCGGCGGCCATGACTACGAAGGAGTGTCATATGTGGCTGAAGTGCCGTTCTTCATCCTAGACATGTTCAACCTGAGATCCATTGAGGTTGACATAGAAAGTGAAACAGCTTGGGTGCAGGCTGGTGCACAGTTAGGTGAGGTGTACTATAATATTGCTAAGAAGAGTAAAGGTCATGGATTTCCAGCAGGGGTTTGTCCCACAGTGGGTGTTGGAGGGCACATAAGTGGTGGTGACTATGGCAATATGATGAGAAAATATGGTCTTTCAGTGGACAACGTTCTTGATGCACAAATAGTTGATGTTCAAGGTATACTATATTAA
- the LOC107488319 gene encoding transcription initiation factor TFIID subunit 8 isoform X2, whose product MLYSLQCCNPTLESVKLGNPNRRTIDHGGVGGRASSDEFGRAVSRIAVAQICESAGFNGVKNSAIEALSDVTISYLIDLGKIAEFYANLAGRSQCSVFDLILGLEDLEQVKGFIGSGQSQCLLGSGTVRDLMRFVNCGDEVPFAQPISNFPVIRQRKVIPSFLQMGEAPPSKHIPPWLPALPDPHTYIHTPMWDERTCDPREDKVEQARQRRKAERSLLSLQKRLLLCSGSVETRNTTSNVVVPSGGGASLRQGEGEGGDKNPYLKAPVVNKDVSPVPLPGKLSDDVDMIANHVSVLEAFAPAIEMMRSSGVLCEDDGMQGRTVLPAVRPTVYFKFRAGKKLIHESLDMRNQKKDASRTAALAGREDERDDKKRRAELILKQSMENPQELTLL is encoded by the coding sequence ATGCTTTATTCTCTTCAGTGTTGTAATCCTACATTAGAAAGTGTAAAATTAGGAAACCCTAATCGACGGACCATCGACCATGGAGGAGTTGGAGGAAGAGCTTCATCTGACGAGTTTGGGCGTGCGGTTTCTCGAATAGCCGTGGCACAGATTTGCGAATCTGCAGGGTTTAATGGCGTCAAGAATTCCGCCATCGAAGCACTTTCCGATGTCACAATTAGCTACCTTATTGACTTGGGGAAAATTGCTGAATTTTATGCTAACCTTGCTGGTAGATCGCAATGTAGTGTCTTTGATTTGATTCTAGGGTTAGAGGATTTAGAACAGGTCAAGGGTTTCATAGGTTCTGGTCAAAGTCAAtgccttttaggttcaggaacTGTTAGGGATCTTATGAGGTTTGTGAATTGCGGTGATGAGGTTCCTTTCGCTCAGCCAATATCGAATTTTCCAGTGATTCGGCAGCGGAAAGTTATCCCTAGTTTCTTGCAAATGGGGGAGGCACCACCTTCTAAGCATATACCGCCTTGGTTGCCGGCATTGCCGGACCCTCACACTTATATTCACACGCCTATGTGGGATGAGAGGACTTGTGATCCCCGGGAAGACAAGGTTGAACAGGCCAGGCAACGTAGAAAGGCTGAGAGGTCGTTGTTGAGCTTGCAGAAGAGGTTGTTGTTGTGTAGTGGTTCAGTAGAAACACGCAATACGACTTCTAATGTGGTTGTGCCGAGTGGTGGTGGTGCTTCACTTAGACAAGGAGAAGGTGAAGGGGGTGATAAGAACCCTTACCTTAAGGCTCCTGTGGTTAACAAAGATGTTTCTCCAGTTCCCTTGCCGGGGAAGCTTTCTGATGATGTTGATATGATTGCAAATCATGTTTCTGTGTTGGAGGCATTTGCTCCTGCAATTGAGATGATGAGGAGTAGTGGTGTTTTGTGCGAAGATGACGGGATGCAAGGGAGAACAGTTCTTCCAGCTGTGAGACCTACTGTTTATTTCAAGTTCAGGGCTGGAAAAAAGCTTATCCACGAGTCCTTGGATATGAGGAATCAGAAGAAGGATGCTTCACGAACAGCAGCCTTGGCTGGTAGAGAAGACGAGAGGGATGATAAGAAGAGGAGAGCTGAGCTTATTCTCAAACAATCTATGGAAAACCCACAAGAACTCACTCTGTTGtag